DNA sequence from the Vicingaceae bacterium genome:
TGCAATTGAGAAATCAAGACCTCTCCCCGAGCCCCTCTCCTTCACAAGGAGAGGGGTGCCCGTAAGGGCGGGGTGAGGTATCAAATCCCCGGCAATTGGATTTTGATGCAATTTCGAGTTTATGGAAACGTAAAATGTCCGGCAGGCAAGGATTTTGCAATTGAGAAGTCAAGACCTCTCCCCAAACCCCTCTCCTTATCAAGGAGAGGGGTGCCCGAAAGGGCGGGGTGAGGTATCAAATCCCCGGCAATAAGATTTTGCAACAAATATGGGTTAAAAAATCAAGGATTTAAGAAATTGAGTACCTCAAAAACAATAAGAATATGTCGAAGTCAAAAGAATTCTCCTAAAATCAAAATTTCTCAATACATCTTTAAAATAAAAATGGTTGCCGGAATAACCGACAACCATTAAAAAATGTTCAAAAATTTGGTAAATTTAAAATTGCATTTCGGGGATATCTCCTTCTACAATCAATCTCCCTTTAGTTTTTGCCTTAATTTCATCCACACTCACTCCCGGTGCGCGTTCCAACAGACGGAATCCATCATTGGGCGTTACTTCCAAAACAGCGAGATCGGTCACAATTTTTTTGACACACCTTTTGCCTGTCAGTGGCAATGTGCACTCCCTGAGCAATTTTGATTCACCGGCTTTGTTGGTATGTTGCATGGCAACGATGATATAGCGGGCCGAAGCCACTAAATCCATTGCCCCACCCATGCCTTTAACCATTTTACCGGGAATTTTCCAATTGGCAATATCTCCATTGTCGGCTACTTCCATGGCCCCAAGCACGGTCAAATCGATTTTCCCGGCCCGAATCATGCCAAAACTCATGGCTGAGTCGAAAAAGGCAGCTCCGGGTATGGCTGTAACTGTTTGTTTTCCGGCATTGATTAAATCGGGGTCTTCTTCTCCTTCGTATGGAAAGGGCCCTATTCCCAACAAGCCGTTTTCCGATTGCAAGATTACTTGTATATCTTTTGGAATATAATTGGCCACCAATGTAGGAATACCTATGCCAAGGTTGACATACATACCATCTTTGAGCTCCTTGGCAATTCTCATTGCTATTTGTTCTTTTGTCAATGCCATATGCTATGATTTTTTGATTACGGTTCTTTGCTCAATTCTTTTTTCATATTTTTCTCCTTGGAATATACGATGTACAAAAATGCCGGGAGTATGTATTTCGTCCGGGTCAAGCTCTCCGGCAGGTACCAAAATTTCCACTTCGGCAATTGTTGTTTTTGCAGCCATTGCCATCAATGGGTTAAAATTTCTTGCAGTTTTACGGAAAATCAAATTACCCATTGTATCTCCCTTGTAGGCCTTGACCAAAGCAAAATCGGCTTCCAGGGCATATTCCAATAAATATTCTTTTTCTTGACCGTAAAATGTAAACTTACGTTTTTCTTTGCCTTTTTCTACCTCTGTCCCAACCCCTGCGGGTGTCCAAATGGCAGGCATCCCATAACCGGCCGCAAGCAACCTTGTGGCTAATGTGCCTTGTGGAATGAGTTCAACTTCGAGCTCACCGGATAACAGTTGTTGCTCAAACAAATCATTTTCGCCCACATACGAAGCAATCATTTTTTTCACTTGTTTGTTTTGCAACATGAGTCCTATCCCAAAATCATCCACCCCGGCATTGTTCGAGATGCAGGTCAGGTTCTTCACTCCTTTTCGCACCAGGGCAGCAATACAATTTTCAGGAATTCCGCAAAGTCCAAAACCACCCAACATCAAAGTCATTCCGTCTTTGATGTCTTTGATGGCTTCGTCGGCATTGGCAACTACTTTGTTTATCATATCATTAATTTTTAAAATTCAATATCATAACCATTTTGCATCTGAGTTTTTTCTTTGCAATTAATGGGCACATCGATGGGGATATCAGGTTTTTCGAAATCTCCTTGAGATATTTTCAATTGTGGATGAGCATAAACATATTTCATGTAATATCCCCAAATAGGCAATGCCATGTTGGCACCTTGTCCATAGTATGTAGAAGAGAATCTCACGCTTCTGTCTTCAGCACCCACCCAAACACCCGTGACCAGATCAGGGGTGAGTCCGATAAACCATGCATCTGAATTGTTTTGTGTGGTTCCGGTTTTGCCTGCAATGGGATTTCTAAACCCAACGTAAGGACGGCTTTCGGTGGGTGTGCCTCTTAATCGCATGGCTGTTCCGGTGGACTTGCCTTTTGTTTCATTATATGCACCATCCACTACAGCTTTTAACATTTGCAACATGATGTATGCAGTTTTTTCGTCCATGGCTTCTTTTGACCTTGGTTTAAATTCTTTAATCACATTACCGTGCTTGTCTTCTATTCTAAGTAGATAAGTCGGCTCGATCCATATACCTTTATTGGCAAATGTAGCAAAAGCTCCGGTCATTTCAAAAACACTAATGTCGGCCACTCCCAAACATAATGACGGAACGGGTTCGAGATGACTTTCGATACCCATATTTCTAGCCAATTCAACGACAGGTTGTGGCCCAAATTTTTTCATGATCCAACTGGTTACTGTATTTAACGAATTTGCCAATCCATATTTCAGCGTAACATTATAACCATAATCGTTTTCGGAATTTTTTGGTGTCCAATCTTGCAACAATCCAAATTCTCCTTTATAGAAAGTATAAGGTATGTTGGGTATTTCGGTGCAAGGGGACAATCCTTCACGAATAGCCACCGTATAAACAATCGGTTTAAATGTTGAACCAACCTGACGTTTGGCCTGATATACGTGATCATATGCAAAATGTTTGTAATCGATACCGCCAACCCAGGCATAAATATATCCTGTGGTAGGGTCTATCGACATCAAACCGGCTTGCAAAAAGCTTTTGTAATATTTTATCGAATCAAGGGGCGACATCAATGTGTCTATCTCTCCTTGCCAGGTAAACACTCGCATTTGTTTGGGTTGTTCGAAATAATACCAAATAGAATCTTCAGGTACGACTCTAGAAATATTTCCGCAGTCTTCTGCCGTACATTCGGCCCATTGCATGCCGTTCTCTTTATAAATTCGCAACACTCCTCCCCGACGGTGGCAATTGGGACACTCTTTACCCCGGTATATTCTGTACAATTCCGAACGTTTGATGGCTGTCCAAAGTATAGATTCAATCTCTTTCTTACTCAAACGGTTATCAAACGGGGGATTCTTCCTGCGTTTAAGTTCTTTAAACAAAGCCGGTTGTAATTCCTTGGATAAATGTTCTTTTACTGCTTTTTCGGCCAGGGCTTGCATCCTCGTATCAATTGTGACGTAAATCCTGAGTCCGTCTTTATAGAAATCATACGGCTTGCCATTTGGCTTTTTGATGATAAACTCGCCGGTTTCCGGATCTTTTTCCTGTAATAGTTCTTGAAGTTTCAACCTTAGCACTTCCCTGAAATATGGGGCCAATCCTTCTTTATGATCCACACTCTTGAAGTTCAATCCGAGCGGTAAGGTTTTTAATGAGTCAAACTCTTCTTTGGTAATCATTTTATTTCTCAACATTTGCGCAAATACTACATTGCGTCTGTAGAGTGTCGTGTCCGGCCTCCTTAAAGGATTAAATAATGAAGGATTTTTAGCCATTCCCACGAGCATGGCAGCTTCATGCAATTGCAATTCGGAAGGATCTTTTGAAAAATAAATCTCAGCAGCCGATTTTATTCCCACTGCATGATTCACAAAATCCAACCTGTTTAGATACATGGTTAGGATTTCTTCTTTGGTATACATTTTCTCAAGACGATAAGCAATGATCCATTCTTGAATTTTTTGCAAAATTCGTTTGAAAGTATTGCGTGCAGGATCGGTAAACATCATTTTTGCCAACTGTTGTGTGATGGTGGAGGCTCCGCCGGATTTGCCAAGCTTGGCTATTGCCCTGGCCAAAGATCTGACATCAATGCCGGGATGTTGATAAAACCTTTCGTCTTCGGTGGCAACCAAAGCATTCACCACATAAGGTGAAATTTGATGAAAGTTAACGTTAACCCTGTTTTCGCGGAAATAATGCCCCAAAACTTTATTGTCGGATGAAATAATTTCTGATGCAAGGTTGGTTACGGGATTTTCCAATTCCTCAAGGTCCGGCAATGGGTCAAAAAACAACCACCCTTTGTAAGCACAAATCAATATTCCGGCAAATGAAAACCAAAATATGGCAAATAGTCCCCAAATTATTTTTACCCAATTAATTTTCATATTGATTTGTTAAAGGTACACCTTTTTCAACACGCACTCCCAAATCGAGTATTCCTTTTAACTGTTCATGACGCATGGCCTGTTTGATTTTTAAAACATACCTGCCCGGTTCCGGAAATTTCACACCAATTTTATATGGTGCAGTACGAAATCTGACGTTCCCTGACCCTTCTCCCAACCATTTGCCTTTCTCGTCAGCAAGTATAATGTTGAATGTGTCTCTCGCATGCTTCTTTGACGGCGAATACCAATCGATAAAAAGATAGAGATTGCGATAAGAGTAGCCGGTCAGATGACGCACATTGATCAAAACATTGTAAAAATTTGCAGTGTCTTCTATTTCCCAATAAAAATAAGCAGTGCTGTCTTTATGCCATCCATCACCTTCCACAGGCAAGTTTTTTTCAAATACTCTTGTTTTATCACAAGCGGCCAAAACCACCAATAATGTTATTATCGATATCCTATTTAAAGTCGGTATGTTTATCACTGCTTGTTTCCTTTATTTCTGTTTGACGATCGTTTTTTCTTTTTTCTTTTATTTTTTTTGTCAAAACGATCCACACTATCCTGCCCCACAACATTGGTAAAGCCGGGGTCTTCCGGCATCGTCACCGAAGTTAATTCTTTCAATTGATCGGGAATGATATTTTTTTTGTTCAATTCGATGATTTCTTTTACCCGGTTTAGATCCAGTTCTATAAAGTTATACGGATCATGTTCATATGCATACCACATTTTCTTTTTAAACACATCCAATTTTTGAAAAACCGCCGTACCTGCTTTTGTTTGAAGTTTTATTTCGGTATCGGGAAATTCATTTAATGCTTCGACATACTGGTCCAATTCATAATTCAAGCAGCATTTCAATTTCCCGCACTGACCGGTGAGTTTTGAAGGGTTGAATGCCAATTGTTGATATCGGGCTGCCTGTGTATTGACCGAACGGAAATCGGTAAGCCAGGTAGAACAACACAGCTCTCTGCCACAACTTCCTATGCCCCCTAACCTTGCCGCTTCTTGACGCATCCCGATTTGACGCATTTCAATCTTAACCTTGAATTCCCTCGCATACACCTTGATCAACTCCCTGAAATCAACTCTTCCTTCGGCGGTATAATAAAAAGTGGCTTTTGTTTTATCTCCTTGATATTCCACATCGTTGATCTTCATCACCAATCCCATGGATGCAGCAATCTCCCGGGCGCGTTTTTTGGTCGATTCTTCCAATTTTATTGCTTCTTGCCAAATATCAATATCTTTTTGTCGGGCTATTCTATATATTTTTTTTGCATTTTTTTCGTCTGCGGCTATGTTTTTTCTTGCCATTTGACGCAACACCAAAGGACCGGTCAATGAAACCACGCCAATATCATGTCCTGTTTGTGCTTCCACGGCAACCACATCCCCTTCTTTCACCGGCAATTTTTCCGGGTTGATGTAATAATTTTTCCTTGAGTTTTTAAACCTTACTTCAACCCAGGCCGGCCCATCGACCGAAGGGTCGGATATGCCGGCAAGCCAATTGAATACGGTCAATTTATCTGAACTACAATTGCCACATCCTCCGGACTGACGGTATCCACCATTTTTTATAATGTCTTTATTTTTAAAACAAGTTCCGCAAGCCATAAATAATTTTTATCAGGCAAATGTAAGTTTTTTTGTACGCATCAATGCGATAAATCTTATCCCAAAATCCATCCAAATCATTTTTGCATTTACGTTTCTTTCCAGCCACATATAGTAAAGATCCATGCGGTCCAACATTTCCAACCACAATTGCCTGTCTATTTGCTGTGATAATTTTTCTATAAAATTTTTTTCTGTATCGTTAGATACCATAAAAATGCCCGAATCAAATTGCTGACGTAATATTTTTCTAAAAACACTCATGATATACAACATAAAATTTTTCTGTTTTTCTTTTGGCCATTTACTCATTTCATCGGCAAAAGTGGACATCTCATGAAATTTCAGATAATAGGCATCCAAAAGAAACGAACGCATTTTTTCAAAATACGATTCGCGGCCGGTATCGTTATTTATCCATTCGACCAATTGAGCCAGATTGCCCTCAGCCATATTGACCAATTCTTTCAATGCCTGTTCGTTTTGTATATCATATTGTGTTTTGAGAAAAGCCATCACTTCATCATGATCAAACGGTTTCAGACGTATTATTTGCAAACGCGACAGGATGGTTGGAAGAATATCTTCAGCATGATGGGTTGTGAGTATAAAATAAGTGTTTTCGGGCGGTTCTTCCAACACTTTGAGCAATTTGTTTGCCGCTGCTATGTTCATTCTGTCTGCATGCCAAATAAAAATGACCCTTTTACCTCCTTCGTAGCTTTTCAATTGCAGGGCTTTGACCACCCGTTGACTTTCTTCTACAGAGATGTTTCCTTGCTTGTTTTCTGAACCGATAAACTCCAACCATTTGGTCAATCCGGCAAAAGGATATGCGGCTACAAACTCTTTCCACTTATGCAGGAATTGATCGGCTGTAGGTTTGGATTTCACCTCTTTTGTGGTCGTTACCGGAAACACCTGTATCAAATCAGGATGCGAAAAAGCAGCAGTTTTTTTACAATTTGCACATACCCCACAAGCATCGCCATGCTCATTGTTTTGACACATCAAATATGCCGCCATGGCCAATGGCATATACGGATCTCCACTTCCTTCGGGACCAATCAAAATCATGGCATGTGGCAGTTTTCCCGTTTGATTCATGCGGATGAAGTTTGCCAATGCCTGTCTCTGACCGGGTATATTTTTTAATAAAAACTTGTCCATGGGTTAAAATTGAGCGTAAATTTACAGAAAAAACCACCCTCCGAAACATTACTTAACCAAGTTTAAAATTCCAATGGTGATTTTTTTGACGTGATAACCGATTTTATCGAAAACCGACACAAATCAAACTATTTATTCTTATTTAAAGAATATCTCGGGAAATGAAAACATATGCCATTATCCAATGACACAAATATTATTCGTCTGTTGTATTTATTTCTTTTAACAATTCCACTATTTTTTTATTGCTGAATTGTGTCTTAAAGACAATTTTTACTTTTCCGCCAAAGTAAGCTTCCGCATGCTTGATTTTCATTTTTTCCTCCTCGCTTAAGCCGCTTTCGTTGGGATAGTTTTTTGTTTCTACAATAAAATGCAGTTTCTTTTCGCCATTGTTGTATTTCAATACATAGGCAAAATCGGGAGAATAGGACTTGCCGCCGGCCACGGGAATTTTAATGGAGTTTTTCGGTATTTTGGTAAATACAACCACTTCTTCTATCTCTGTTTGAATATTTTCTTTTTCTAATTCGGAATCATAAAACATTTCTTCAAAGAGATAAGAATCGGCGACTTTTTCGTCAGAGAATAAAATACCAATGTCTGTGGCTGAAATTTCTTTTAGTACATTGCCGTGTTCGTCTGTTAGTTTGGTAGGATGAATGGTGTTGGATACTTTTTTGTATTCTATGGAGCATTTTTCAAATGCTTTTGTCATTAAGAAATCATCGAAATTTTGCTTTATGATTCTTAAGGATATGGGATTAAGATATTGGTTGATATTTATTCCTGACTCTTTAATAGATTCATGTAAGGTTTTCATGTTAACATTCAGTGTTTTTGATAGTTCTTTCAGAAAATTGCTGTATTTCAAGGTAGATAGGGTTGTAAGTTTTTGATTGTAAACAGATTCTGAATCTCTGATTTCTGCTTGGTTGT
Encoded proteins:
- the atoA gene encoding succinyl-CoA--3-ketoacid-CoA transferase, encoding MALTKEQIAMRIAKELKDGMYVNLGIGIPTLVANYIPKDIQVILQSENGLLGIGPFPYEGEEDPDLINAGKQTVTAIPGAAFFDSAMSFGMIRAGKIDLTVLGAMEVADNGDIANWKIPGKMVKGMGGAMDLVASARYIIVAMQHTNKAGESKLLRECTLPLTGKRCVKKIVTDLAVLEVTPNDGFRLLERAPGVSVDEIKAKTKGRLIVEGDIPEMQF
- the atoD gene encoding succinyl-CoA--3-ketoacid-CoA transferase, translating into MINKVVANADEAIKDIKDGMTLMLGGFGLCGIPENCIAALVRKGVKNLTCISNNAGVDDFGIGLMLQNKQVKKMIASYVGENDLFEQQLLSGELEVELIPQGTLATRLLAAGYGMPAIWTPAGVGTEVEKGKEKRKFTFYGQEKEYLLEYALEADFALVKAYKGDTMGNLIFRKTARNFNPLMAMAAKTTIAEVEILVPAGELDPDEIHTPGIFVHRIFQGEKYEKRIEQRTVIKKS
- the mrcA gene encoding penicillin-binding protein 1A codes for the protein MKINWVKIIWGLFAIFWFSFAGILICAYKGWLFFDPLPDLEELENPVTNLASEIISSDNKVLGHYFRENRVNVNFHQISPYVVNALVATEDERFYQHPGIDVRSLARAIAKLGKSGGASTITQQLAKMMFTDPARNTFKRILQKIQEWIIAYRLEKMYTKEEILTMYLNRLDFVNHAVGIKSAAEIYFSKDPSELQLHEAAMLVGMAKNPSLFNPLRRPDTTLYRRNVVFAQMLRNKMITKEEFDSLKTLPLGLNFKSVDHKEGLAPYFREVLRLKLQELLQEKDPETGEFIIKKPNGKPYDFYKDGLRIYVTIDTRMQALAEKAVKEHLSKELQPALFKELKRRKNPPFDNRLSKKEIESILWTAIKRSELYRIYRGKECPNCHRRGGVLRIYKENGMQWAECTAEDCGNISRVVPEDSIWYYFEQPKQMRVFTWQGEIDTLMSPLDSIKYYKSFLQAGLMSIDPTTGYIYAWVGGIDYKHFAYDHVYQAKRQVGSTFKPIVYTVAIREGLSPCTEIPNIPYTFYKGEFGLLQDWTPKNSENDYGYNVTLKYGLANSLNTVTSWIMKKFGPQPVVELARNMGIESHLEPVPSLCLGVADISVFEMTGAFATFANKGIWIEPTYLLRIEDKHGNVIKEFKPRSKEAMDEKTAYIMLQMLKAVVDGAYNETKGKSTGTAMRLRGTPTESRPYVGFRNPIAGKTGTTQNNSDAWFIGLTPDLVTGVWVGAEDRSVRFSSTYYGQGANMALPIWGYYMKYVYAHPQLKISQGDFEKPDIPIDVPINCKEKTQMQNGYDIEF
- a CDS encoding gliding motility lipoprotein GldH encodes the protein MINIPTLNRISIITLLVVLAACDKTRVFEKNLPVEGDGWHKDSTAYFYWEIEDTANFYNVLINVRHLTGYSYRNLYLFIDWYSPSKKHARDTFNIILADEKGKWLGEGSGNVRFRTAPYKIGVKFPEPGRYVLKIKQAMRHEQLKGILDLGVRVEKGVPLTNQYEN
- the fjo17 gene encoding hypothetical protein, with product MACGTCFKNKDIIKNGGYRQSGGCGNCSSDKLTVFNWLAGISDPSVDGPAWVEVRFKNSRKNYYINPEKLPVKEGDVVAVEAQTGHDIGVVSLTGPLVLRQMARKNIAADEKNAKKIYRIARQKDIDIWQEAIKLEESTKKRAREIAASMGLVMKINDVEYQGDKTKATFYYTAEGRVDFRELIKVYAREFKVKIEMRQIGMRQEAARLGGIGSCGRELCCSTWLTDFRSVNTQAARYQQLAFNPSKLTGQCGKLKCCLNYELDQYVEALNEFPDTEIKLQTKAGTAVFQKLDVFKKKMWYAYEHDPYNFIELDLNRVKEIIELNKKNIIPDQLKELTSVTMPEDPGFTNVVGQDSVDRFDKKNKRKKKKRSSNRNKGNKQ
- a CDS encoding DNA polymerase III subunit delta is translated as MDKFLLKNIPGQRQALANFIRMNQTGKLPHAMILIGPEGSGDPYMPLAMAAYLMCQNNEHGDACGVCANCKKTAAFSHPDLIQVFPVTTTKEVKSKPTADQFLHKWKEFVAAYPFAGLTKWLEFIGSENKQGNISVEESQRVVKALQLKSYEGGKRVIFIWHADRMNIAAANKLLKVLEEPPENTYFILTTHHAEDILPTILSRLQIIRLKPFDHDEVMAFLKTQYDIQNEQALKELVNMAEGNLAQLVEWINNDTGRESYFEKMRSFLLDAYYLKFHEMSTFADEMSKWPKEKQKNFMLYIMSVFRKILRQQFDSGIFMVSNDTEKNFIEKLSQQIDRQLWLEMLDRMDLYYMWLERNVNAKMIWMDFGIRFIALMRTKKLTFA